The region TTGCTAAAAAATATTCTATTGACTATCAAGTGTTTAGTGAAGGACATATGTCTCATATTGAAAATAAGGAAGAATTCTTACAAGAAATAGTGCATTTCATCGAATAAATATAACTTTTTGTCGAAGTTGTTGTTTTTTGTTTATATATTAGAACATCGCTAATTATCAGATTGTTAATCTAATATGTAAAATCTCACAAAAAAACCTACTTATGAAAAAAGTTGAAAACATTAATAGACACAAAGGTAGTTTGTATTGTTCAATTTTTGGGCATAACTTTCAAGTTAGCAAAAAAGTGACTTATCATGTAAAAGAATATAACTGCTGCAATTGTAAAAAACAAATGACTACAAATGGCAATGGATATTTAACAGAGTTGACTGATAAGTTTAGAGAAATTAATTCGGTTTTAGAGCGTATTCATAAAAACAAAATGAAACGATTTGCTAAAAACAAAGAGGCCTTTTCTAATTTAAAAATGACCTCTTAATCTTTATCAAAACTATTCCAACCTTGAGCAGTTAGTTTTATTTTTTGATCAGCTCTAGTCACTAAGTGTGCTCCAGCATTTTCTTCTGTTATAAAACCAATAACCGTCAAATTTGGATTAGCTTTTATTTTTGGAAAATCTTCTTGAGAAATGGTCATTAATAATTCATAATCTTCACCTCCATTTAAGGCTATTGTCGTACTATCTAAGTTAAATTCTTCGCAAGTAGAGATTACTTGAGGGTCTAACGGTAACTTATTTTCATATAAATCGCATCCTACTTTACTATGCTTACATAGATGTAAAATCTCAGAAGATAACCCATCACTAATATCTATCATTGAGGTAGGCTTAACATCTAAATCTTGTAATAATTTAATGATATCTTTTCTAGCTTCTGGCTTTAATTGACGTTCTATTATATAGGTATAAGCATCTAAATCGGGTTGATTGTTTGGGTTAACTTTAAATACTTCTTTTTCACGTTCTAAAACTTGAAGACCTAAATAAGCACCTCCTAAATCTCCTGTAACCACTAATAAATCATTAGGTTTTGCTCCATCCCTATAAACTTCATTTCCTTTCTCAACTTGACCAATAGCAGTCACAGAAATAATTAATCCAGACGTTGATGACGTTGTATCTCCTCCAACTAAATCTACATTGTATAATTTACAAGCAGTTTGAATTCCTGCATATAATTCTTCAATTGCTTCTAAGGGAAAACGATTAGATACAGCTATAGAAACTGTAACTTGAGTTGCTTCTGCATTCATAGCATACACATCAGATAGGTTAACAATAACAGCCTTATAACCTAAATGCTTTAAAGGCATATAACTAAGATCGAAATGAACACCTTCTACTAAGAAGTCTGTGGTAACTACTACTCGTTTATTTTCAAATTCTAAAACAGCAGCATCATCACCAATAGTTTTAATGGTAGACTGTTGTTTAACTTCAAAGTTTTTAGATAAATGGTCAATTAATCCAAACTCTCCTAACTGACTTAATTCTGTACGCTGTTGATTTTTGTCTTCTATCATAGTGCAAAAATAGTAACCATAACTTAATAGTAGATAAAAAAGGAATGAAATTGTTTTTATCTTTTAAAAATTACATAGTAATCTGGAGAAATTAAGCAATTTAACACGCGTTTTAGGCTATTTGTCGGTAATTCTGCTAAATTTGTAACACTAAAATTTAGAAGAACTTAACCTGATGACTATTTCAAGAAAATTATTGACAACTTTAACATTAATAATTAGTCAATTAATAATGGCTCAAAGTCCGTGTGTTGGTGGTTTTGCAACTCAAACTATAGACGGTATAACAACTAGTTATCCTTGTGATGGATACGATTTAATGTCTCGAGTACCAATTTCAACTTTAGCAACCACTCTTGGTAACGAAGAAGGTAGCGATATTTGGGGTTGGACTGATCCATTAAATGGTGACGAGTATGCAATTGTGGCTACTACAAATAGCACAGCTTTTGTTAATATAACAGACCCAATTAAT is a window of Olleya sp. YS DNA encoding:
- the thiL gene encoding thiamine-phosphate kinase, coding for MIEDKNQQRTELSQLGEFGLIDHLSKNFEVKQQSTIKTIGDDAAVLEFENKRVVVTTDFLVEGVHFDLSYMPLKHLGYKAVIVNLSDVYAMNAEATQVTVSIAVSNRFPLEAIEELYAGIQTACKLYNVDLVGGDTTSSTSGLIISVTAIGQVEKGNEVYRDGAKPNDLLVVTGDLGGAYLGLQVLEREKEVFKVNPNNQPDLDAYTYIIERQLKPEARKDIIKLLQDLDVKPTSMIDISDGLSSEILHLCKHSKVGCDLYENKLPLDPQVISTCEEFNLDSTTIALNGGEDYELLMTISQEDFPKIKANPNLTVIGFITEENAGAHLVTRADQKIKLTAQGWNSFDKD